One Danio aesculapii chromosome 11, fDanAes4.1, whole genome shotgun sequence genomic region harbors:
- the il1fma gene encoding interleukin-1 family member A, whose product MASEASPVCGGVKLFHTECAGKHSYEVKGFLNHNKGMFTRTGDKLIMINNTKVEDLTPTSLADLLVEGSTLLTIHHPSKNKSNEECESEELSVDNKERTIMSFSLLMVRDVELEVDVLPESDSECEDEIEDKLFSDKNLLIVSMEDASFNMVVARGCDPDNPCNDCGKTNCQLNDVVVLPTNAKISSCPSKVLHFKKENNNLFLKSLFNEKYVSPNNRQICLNSTMSAPITIYSYRVNSVDNPGVPVVLNFTGTQNFFSCTVKQDGDTKILTVKSYSKSELKKICAGDTDKWSLVFYKSCGPDCFQRFESALHRGWFICTRNIANDDVDVYMGRDVERDKPLNTFFVIIESEKAIC is encoded by the exons ATGGCATCAGAG GCGAGTCCAGTCTGTGGTGGTGTTAAGTTGTTTCATACTGAATGTGCTGGGAAACACTCGTATGAAGTGAAAGGTTTTTTAAACCATAACAAAGGAATGTTTACACG CACGGGAGATAAACTCATAATGATAAACAACACAAAGGTGGAGGATCTGACTCCAACGTCATTGGCTGATCTTCTGGTTGAAGGATCCACCTTACTT ACAATACATCACCCATCCAAAAACAAGTCAAATGAAGAGTGTGAATCAGAGGAACTCAGTGTCGACAACAAGGAGCGAACAATCATGAGTTTCAGCCTGCTAATGGTGAGAGATGTGGAGTTGGAGGTAGATGTGCTACCAGAATCAGATTCAGAGTGCGAAGATGAAATCGAAGACAAGCTTTTCAGTGACAAAAATCTGCTGATTGTCTCCATGGAAGATGCGAGCTTCAATATGGTTGTAGCTCGAGGTTGTGACCCTGACAACCCTTGCAATGACTGTGGAAAGACCAATTGCCAATTGAATGATGTTGTCGTTCTGCCTACAAATGCTAAAATTAGCTCTT GTCCTTCAAAGGTTTTgcatttcaaaaaagaaaataataacttgTTTTTGAAGAGTTTATTCAACGAAAAGTATGTCAGTCCAAATAATCGCCAAATATGTTTGAATAGCACCATGTCAG CACCAATCACCATCTACTCTTACCGCGTGAACTCAGTGGACAATCCAGGTGTTCCTGTTGTGTTGAACTTCACTGGAACACAAAACTTTTTCAGCTGCACCGTGAAGCAAGATGGAGACACAAAGATTTTAACCGTCAAG TCTTACAGTAAAAGTGAGCTGAAAAAGATCTGCGCCGGGGACACAGACAAATGGTCACTTGTGTTCTACAAGTCTTGTGGACCAGACTGTTTCCAGCGGTTTGAGTCGGCTCTCCACAGAGGGTGGTTTATCTGCACCAGAAATATTGCCAACGATGATGTGGATGTGTACATGGGCAGAGATGTTGAGCGTGACAAACCACTCAACACCTTTTTTGTCATAATTGAGAGTGAGAAAGCGATTTGCTAA